CTCTGCAGAGTTGAAATTTAAATGGCAAACTCTTCTAAGAACTCAGAAACTATATAATGATATATCAAATTCAGTTACCAAGGATTAAGACTCACTTATCAAAAATTTTGGATTCAAATCTCATATGATAGATGTATGTCAGACCCACTTATCAAAAATTTTGGATTCAAATCTCATCTTCATTATGTACTGTTTAAAAAAAACTCAAGAACGACCGATTTGAGGGTAAACACCTTCACCGAATGACTGCATATTAATTATCTTTGATCAGTGTGCAGAAAAAGTACCTCGATGTTCATGAAAATTTCTCAAATAAGAGCTCGTGCTGAATTCAACTTGACCGAAAAAAACGGGCTCTCGAAAGACTCTCATTCAGGCTCACACTTTTCATGATCTCGATCTCTGTGTCTAAGTATTTCGATGCCTAAATAGTCGATGGTGCCATGGACAGCAACGTGAGGCTTCCCAACCATCACTCTGACAGCAGATATCTGAGGGAATTTGAGAAATGTGGTATTTGCGATCACATGAGCTACAGACTCCAAAAGATTTCGAGATGGACCCTCCACAACTTCCTTAACTAACCTGCACACCCATGAGAACGAGTAGTTAATGGACTCTATAAGATGGTGAAAACATTATTATTCTACAGTAGTAGTGATAAAATCACATGCAATTGAAGTGTTAGTTTTGTAGAACCAGAGATGAGAAACTTCTAACAATTGTAATTCAGTTGGCAAGATTGCTTGATGTTTCAAAAAGACC
The window above is part of the Musa acuminata AAA Group cultivar baxijiao chromosome BXJ2-6, Cavendish_Baxijiao_AAA, whole genome shotgun sequence genome. Proteins encoded here:
- the LOC135584605 gene encoding dihydroneopterin aldolase 2-like, which produces MGEPDFVNKDKLILRGLQFHGFHGVKPEEKKLGQKFVVDVDAWLDLSNAGKSDDISDTVSYTDIYRLVKEVVEGPSRNLLESVAHVIANTTFLKFPQISAVRVMVGKPHVAVHGTIDYLGIEILRHRDRDHEKCEPE